The following proteins come from a genomic window of Ochotona princeps isolate mOchPri1 chromosome 14, mOchPri1.hap1, whole genome shotgun sequence:
- the FPGS gene encoding folylpolyglutamate synthase, mitochondrial codes for MSWARRHLHAALALATVSARGATTEGAARRELSTRPAPQEPGMEYQDAVRMLNTLQTNASYLEQVKRQRGDPQAQLEAMELYLTRSGLQLEDLDRLNIIHVTGTKGKGSTCAFTERILRNYGLKTGFFSSPHLVQVRERIRINGQPISRELFTKHFWRLYHRLEETKDDNYNSMPAYFRFLTLMAFHVFLQEQVDLAVMEVGIGGAYDCTNIVRKPVVCGVSSLGMDHTNLLGDTMEKIAWQKGGIFKCGVPAFTSLQPEGPLAVLRDRAQQISCPLYLCPPLEVLEEGGPPLSLGLEGEHQRANAALALQLAHCWLRRQEHLDSGELKSSQPGVLWQLPLAPVFQPTERMRHGLRDTEWLGRTQVLRRGPLTWYLDGAHTTSSIQACVRWFLGALPQQERRSVGLEVRVLLFNSTGDRDSAALLKLLQPCQFDYALFCPNLTEVSFTGDADQQNFMVTLDQVLHRCLEHQQHWSRLNDSVRSPHSPGQAGSLLHPSSSTSLVFSCISHALQWISQGRDPVFQSPNPPRGLLPFSLASSNSKVLREATAVHVLVTGSLHLVGGVLKLLDPSLSQ; via the exons ATGTCGTGGGCGCGGAGACACTTGCACGCCGCCCTGGCTCTGGCAACGGTTTCTGCTCGTGGTGCAACGACAGAAGGAGCCGCGCGGCGGGAACTGAGCACGCGGCCGGCTCCGCAGGAGCCCGGCATGGAATATCAG GATGCCGTGCGCATGCTCAATACCCTGCAGACCAATGCCAGCTACCTGGAGCAGGTAAAACGCCAGCGGGGTgacccccaggcccagctggaaGCCATGGAACTCTACCTGACACGGAGTGGCCTACAg TTGGAGGACCTGGACCGCCTCAACATTATTCACGTCACGGGGACCAAGGGGAAG GGCTCCACCTGCGCCTTCACTGAACGCATCCTTCGAAACTATGGGTTGAAGACAGGATTTTTTAG ctctcctCACCTGGTACAGGTACGTGAGCGGATCCGCATCAATGGGCAGCCCATCAGCCGCGAGCTCTTCACCAAGCACTTCTGGCGCCTCTACCACCGGCTGGAGGAGACCAAG GATGACAACTACAACTCCATGCCTGCCTACTTCCGCTTCCTCACACTCATGGCCTTCCACGTGTTTCTCCAAGAACAG GTGGACTTGGCGGTGATGGAAGTAGGCATTGGTGGGGCCTATGACTGTACCAACATTGTCAG GAAGCCCGTGGTGTGCGGTGTCTCCTCTCTTGGCATGGACCACACCAATCTCCTTGGGGACACGATGGAGAAGATTGCATGGCAGAAGGGGGGCATCTTTAAG TGTGGTGTCCCAGCTTTCACATCTCTCCAGCCTGAGGGGCCCCTGGCGGTGCTCAGAGACCGAGCACAGCAGATCTCG TGTCCCCTCTACCTGTGCCCACCACTGGAAGTCCTGGAGGAGGGTGGGCCGCCGCTGAGCCTGGGCCTGGAGGGCGAGCACCAGCGGGCCAATGCTGCCCTGGCCTTGCAGTTAGCGCACTGCTGGCTGCGGCGGCAGGAGCACCTAG ACAGTGGCGAGCTGAAGTCTTCCCAGCCCGGCGTCCTGTGGCAGCTGCCCCTGGCGCCCGTGTTCCAGCCCACGGAGCGCATGCGGCACG GGCTTCGGGACACGGAATGGCTGGGCCGCACGCAGGTGCTGCGGCGTGGGCCTCTCACCTGGTACCTGGACGGTGCGCACACCACCAGCAGCATACAGGCCTGTGTGCGCTGGTTCCTTGGGGCGCTGCCACAGCAGGAGAGACGGAGTGT TGGCTTGGAAGTACGTGTCCTGCTCTTCAACTCCACTGGGGACCGGGACTCAGCAGCCCTGCTGAAGCTGCTGCAG CCCTGCCAATTTGACTATGCTCTCTTCTGCCCCAACCTGACAGAGGTGTCATTCACAGGCGACGCAG ACCAGCAGAACTTTATGGTGACCCTGGACCAGGTGCTGCACCGCTGCCTGGAGCACCAGCAGCACTGGAGCCGCCTGAATGACAGTGTCCGGagcccccacagcccagggcaggcaggaTCCCTGCTCCACCCTTCCAGCAGCACCTCCTTGGTTTTCAGCTGTATCTCACATGCCTTGCAGTGGATCAGCCAAGGCCGGGATCCAGTCTTCCAGTCCCCCAACCCCCCGAGAGGTCTCCTGCCCTTCTCCCtggccagcagcaacagcaaggtACTCCGGGAGGCTACTGCTGTCCACGTGCTGGTCACAGGCAGCCTGCATCTTGTGGGcggtgtgctgaagctgctggaccCCTCCCTGTCCCAGTAG